A portion of the Microtus ochrogaster isolate Prairie Vole_2 unplaced genomic scaffold, MicOch1.0 UNK68, whole genome shotgun sequence genome contains these proteins:
- the Med15 gene encoding mediator of RNA polymerase II transcription subunit 15 isoform X1, whose translation MDVSGQETDWRSAAFRQKLVSQIEDAMRKAGVAHSKSSKDMESHVFLKAKTRDEYLSLVARLIIHFRDIHNKKSQASVSDPMNALQSLTGGPTAGATGIGMPPRGPGQSLGGMGGLGAMGQPMSLSGQPPPGTSGMAPHGMAVVSTATPQTQLQLQQVALQQQQQQQQQQQQQFQQQQAAALQQQQQQQQQQQQQFQVQQNAMQQQFQAVVQQQQHLQQQQQQQHLIKLHHQSQQQQIQQQQLQRMAQLQLQQQQQQQQALQAQPPMQQPPMQQPQPPSSQALPQQLQQMHHPQHHQAPPQAQQSPVAQNQPPQLPSQSQSQPLVSQAQALPGQMLYAAQQQLKFVRAPMVVQQPQVQPQVQQVQPQVQQQAAVQTAQAAQMVAPGVQMIAEALAQGGMHVRARFPPTSTMSAGPSSSISLGGQPTAQVSQSSLTMLSSPSPGQQVQTPQSMPPPPQPSPQPGSQPNSNVSSGPAPSPSSFLPSPSPQPSQSPVTARTPQNFSVPSPGPLNTPVNPSSVMSPAGSSQAEEQQYLDKLKQLSKYIEPLRRMINKIDKNEDRKKDLSKMKSLLDILTDPSKRCPLKTLQKCEIALEKLKNDMAVPTPPPPPVLPTKQQDLCQPLLDAVLANIRSPVFNHSLYRTFVPAMMAIHGPPIVSPVVCSRKRRFEDEERQSIPNVLQGEVARLDPKFLVNLDPSHCSNNGAVHLICKLDDKDLPSVPPLELSVPADYPAQSPMWIDRQWQYDANPFLQSVHRCMTSRLLQLPDKHSVTALLNTWAQSIHQACLSAA comes from the exons gATGAATACCTTTCCCTTGTGGCCCGGCTCATTATCCATTTCAGAGATATTC atAACAAGAAATCACAAGCTTCTGTCAGTG ACCCCATGAATGCACTGCAGAGCCTTACTGGTGGACCCACTGCAGGAGCAACTGGGATTGGCATGCCTCCTCGGGGCCCAGGACAGTCCCTAGGTGGGATGGGTGGCCTTGGCGCCATGGGACAGCCAATGTCCCTCTCTGGGCAGCCACCCCCTGGAACCTCTGGGATGGCCCCTCATGGCATGGCTGTGGTATCTACAGCAACTCCACAGA CTCAGCTGCAGCTCCAGCAAGTGGCAttgcagcaacaacagcagcagcagcagcagcaacagcagcaattCCAGCAACAGCAGGCAGCGGCactgcaacagcagcagcaacagcagcagcagcaacaacagcaattCCAGGTACAACAGAATGCCATGCAGCAACAGTTCCAAGCAGtagtgcagcagcagcagcatctccagcagcagcagcagcagcaacacctGATTAAGTTGCATCACCAAAGCCAGCAACAACAG ATCCAACAGCAGCAACTGCAGAGGATGGCACAAttgcagctgcagcagcagcaacaacagcagcaagctTTGCAGGCCCAACCACCAATGCAGCAGCCACCAATGCAGCAGCCACAGCCTCCCTCTTCTCAGGCCCTTCCCCAGCAGCTGCAACAGATGCATCATCCACAGCATCACCAGGCACCTCCTCAGGCCCAGCAGTCCCCAGTTGCTCAGAACCAACCACCACAACTCCCATCACAGTCACAAAGCCAGCCTTTGGTGTCACAAGCACAAGCCCTCCCTGGACAAATGCTGTATGCTGCTCAACAGCAGCTGAAATTT gTCCGTGCTCCGATGGTGGTCCAGCAGCCGCAGGTGCAGCCCCAGGTGCAGCAGGTGCAGCCCCAGGTGCAACAGCAGGCGGCAGTGCAGACAGCACAGGCTGCCCAGATGGTAGCTCCCGGCGTCCAG ATGATTGCTGAAGCCTTGGCCCAAGGCGGGATGCACGTAAGAGCTCGGTTCCCACCCACCTCCACCATGTCTGCTGGCCCGTCAAGCTCCATCTCTTTGGGCGGACAGCCCACAGCACAG gtcagccaaagcaGCCTCACCATGCTGTCCTCACCATCGCCGGGCCAGCAGGTGCAGACCCCACAGTCGATGCCCCCTCCTCCACAGCCCTCCCCACAACCTGGCTCACAGCCCAACTCCAATGTCAG CTCCGGCCCTGCCCCGTCCCCCAGCAGCTTCCTGCCTAGCCCCTCACCACAGCCTTCTCAGAGCCCAGTGACAGCACGCACCCCACAGAACTTCAGCGTCCCCTCCCCTGGACCTTTAAACACCCCTG TGAACCCCAGCTCTGTCATGAGCCCAGCTGGTTCCAGCCAGGCTGAAGAACAACAGTATCTGGACAAGCTGAAGCAGTTGTCCAAGTACATTGAGCCCCTGCGACGCAtgatcaacaagatcgacaagaATGAAG ACAGAAAAAAGGACCTCAGTAAGATGAAGAGCCTGCTGGACATTCTCACTGACCCCTCTAAGCG GTGTCCCCTGAAGACCTTGCAGAAGTGTGAGATTGCCCTGGAGAAACTCAAGAATGACATGGCAGTG CCCacacccccaccacccccagtTCTTCCAACCAAACAGCAGGACCTGTGCCAGCCACTCCTAGATGCAGTCCTGGCCAACATCCGTTCACCTGTCTTCAACCATTCCCTGTACCGCACATTCGTGCCCGCCATGATGGCCATCCATGGCCCACCTATTGT GTCCCCAGTGGTATGTTCCCGGAAGCGCAGATTTGAGGACGAGGAGCGGCAGAGCATCCCCAATGTGCTGCAAGGTGAAGTGGCCAGGTTGGACCCCAAGTTCCTGGTGAACTTGGACCCTTCTCACTGTAGCAACAACGGCGCTGTCCACCTGATCTGCAAGCTGG ATGACAAGGACCTCCCTAGTGTGCCACCACTGGAGCTCAGTGTGCCTGCTGACTACCCTGCTCAGAGCCCGATGTGGATCGACCGTCAGTGGCAGTATG ATGCCAACCCCTTTCTGCAGTCAGTGCACCGGTGCATGACCTCCAGGCTGCTGCAGCTTCCCGACAAGCACTCTGTCACAGCCCTGCTCAACACCTGGGCCCAGAGCATCCACCAGGCCTGCCTCtcagctgcttag
- the Med15 gene encoding mediator of RNA polymerase II transcription subunit 15 isoform X6: MDVSGQETDWRSAAFRQKLVSQIEDAMRKAGVAHSKSSKDMESHVFLKAKTRDEYLSLVARLIIHFRDIHNKKSQASVSDPMNALQSLTGGPTAGATGIGMPPRGPGQSLGGMGGLGAMGQPMSLSGQPPPGTSGMAPHGMAVVSTATPQTQLQLQQVALQQQQQQQQQQQQQFQQQQAAALQQQQQQQQQQQQQFQVQQNAMQQQFQAVVQQQQHLQQQQQQQHLIKLHHQSQQQQIQQQQLQRMAQLQLQQQQQQQQALQAQPPMQQPPMQQPQPPSSQALPQQLQQMHHPQHHQAPPQAQQSPVAQNQPPQLPSQSQSQPLVSQAQALPGQMLYAAQQQLKFVRAPMVVQQPQVQPQVQQVQPQVQQQAAVQTAQAAQMVAPGVQMIAEALAQGGMHVRARFPPTSTMSAGPSSSISLGGQPTAQVSQSSLTMLSSPSPGQQVQTPQSMPPPPQPSPQPGSQPNSNVSSGPAPSPSSFLPSPSPQPSQSPVTARTPQNFSVPSPGPLNTPVNPSSVMSPAGSSQAEEQQYLDKLKQLSKYIEPLRRMINKIDKNEDRKKDLSKMKSLLDILTDPSKRCPLKTLQKCEIALEKLKNDMAVPTPPPPPVLPTKQQDLCQPLLDAVLANIRSPVFNHSLYRTFVPAMMAIHGPPIVSPVVCSRKRRFEDEERQSIPNVLQGEVARLDPKFLVNLDPSHCSNNGAVHLICKLDDKDLPSVPPLELSVPADYPAQSPMWIDRQWQYGGCQPLSAVSAPVHDLQAAAASRQALCHSPAQHLGPEHPPGLPLSCLAS, translated from the exons gATGAATACCTTTCCCTTGTGGCCCGGCTCATTATCCATTTCAGAGATATTC atAACAAGAAATCACAAGCTTCTGTCAGTG ACCCCATGAATGCACTGCAGAGCCTTACTGGTGGACCCACTGCAGGAGCAACTGGGATTGGCATGCCTCCTCGGGGCCCAGGACAGTCCCTAGGTGGGATGGGTGGCCTTGGCGCCATGGGACAGCCAATGTCCCTCTCTGGGCAGCCACCCCCTGGAACCTCTGGGATGGCCCCTCATGGCATGGCTGTGGTATCTACAGCAACTCCACAGA CTCAGCTGCAGCTCCAGCAAGTGGCAttgcagcaacaacagcagcagcagcagcagcaacagcagcaattCCAGCAACAGCAGGCAGCGGCactgcaacagcagcagcaacagcagcagcagcaacaacagcaattCCAGGTACAACAGAATGCCATGCAGCAACAGTTCCAAGCAGtagtgcagcagcagcagcatctccagcagcagcagcagcagcaacacctGATTAAGTTGCATCACCAAAGCCAGCAACAACAG ATCCAACAGCAGCAACTGCAGAGGATGGCACAAttgcagctgcagcagcagcaacaacagcagcaagctTTGCAGGCCCAACCACCAATGCAGCAGCCACCAATGCAGCAGCCACAGCCTCCCTCTTCTCAGGCCCTTCCCCAGCAGCTGCAACAGATGCATCATCCACAGCATCACCAGGCACCTCCTCAGGCCCAGCAGTCCCCAGTTGCTCAGAACCAACCACCACAACTCCCATCACAGTCACAAAGCCAGCCTTTGGTGTCACAAGCACAAGCCCTCCCTGGACAAATGCTGTATGCTGCTCAACAGCAGCTGAAATTT gTCCGTGCTCCGATGGTGGTCCAGCAGCCGCAGGTGCAGCCCCAGGTGCAGCAGGTGCAGCCCCAGGTGCAACAGCAGGCGGCAGTGCAGACAGCACAGGCTGCCCAGATGGTAGCTCCCGGCGTCCAG ATGATTGCTGAAGCCTTGGCCCAAGGCGGGATGCACGTAAGAGCTCGGTTCCCACCCACCTCCACCATGTCTGCTGGCCCGTCAAGCTCCATCTCTTTGGGCGGACAGCCCACAGCACAG gtcagccaaagcaGCCTCACCATGCTGTCCTCACCATCGCCGGGCCAGCAGGTGCAGACCCCACAGTCGATGCCCCCTCCTCCACAGCCCTCCCCACAACCTGGCTCACAGCCCAACTCCAATGTCAG CTCCGGCCCTGCCCCGTCCCCCAGCAGCTTCCTGCCTAGCCCCTCACCACAGCCTTCTCAGAGCCCAGTGACAGCACGCACCCCACAGAACTTCAGCGTCCCCTCCCCTGGACCTTTAAACACCCCTG TGAACCCCAGCTCTGTCATGAGCCCAGCTGGTTCCAGCCAGGCTGAAGAACAACAGTATCTGGACAAGCTGAAGCAGTTGTCCAAGTACATTGAGCCCCTGCGACGCAtgatcaacaagatcgacaagaATGAAG ACAGAAAAAAGGACCTCAGTAAGATGAAGAGCCTGCTGGACATTCTCACTGACCCCTCTAAGCG GTGTCCCCTGAAGACCTTGCAGAAGTGTGAGATTGCCCTGGAGAAACTCAAGAATGACATGGCAGTG CCCacacccccaccacccccagtTCTTCCAACCAAACAGCAGGACCTGTGCCAGCCACTCCTAGATGCAGTCCTGGCCAACATCCGTTCACCTGTCTTCAACCATTCCCTGTACCGCACATTCGTGCCCGCCATGATGGCCATCCATGGCCCACCTATTGT GTCCCCAGTGGTATGTTCCCGGAAGCGCAGATTTGAGGACGAGGAGCGGCAGAGCATCCCCAATGTGCTGCAAGGTGAAGTGGCCAGGTTGGACCCCAAGTTCCTGGTGAACTTGGACCCTTCTCACTGTAGCAACAACGGCGCTGTCCACCTGATCTGCAAGCTGG ATGACAAGGACCTCCCTAGTGTGCCACCACTGGAGCTCAGTGTGCCTGCTGACTACCCTGCTCAGAGCCCGATGTGGATCGACCGTCAGTGGCAGTATGGTGG ATGCCAACCCCTTTCTGCAGTCAGTGCACCGGTGCATGACCTCCAGGCTGCTGCAGCTTCCCGACAAGCACTCTGTCACAGCCCTGCTCAACACCTGGGCCCAGAGCATCCACCAGGCCTGCCTCtcagctgcttagcaagctga
- the Med15 gene encoding mediator of RNA polymerase II transcription subunit 15 isoform X5, whose amino-acid sequence MDVSGQETDWRSAAFRQKLVSQIEDAMRKAGVAHSKSSKDMESHVFLKAKTRDEYLSLVARLIIHFRDIHNKKSQASVSDPMNALQSLTGGPTAGATGIGMPPRGPGQSLGGMGGLGAMGQPMSLSGQPPPGTSGMAPHGMAVVSTATPQTQLQLQQVALQQQQQQQQQQQQQFQQQQAAALQQQQQQQQQQQQQFQVQQNAMQQQFQAVVQQQQHLQQQQQQQHLIKLHHQSQQQQIQQQQLQRMAQLQLQQQQQQQQALQAQPPMQQPPMQQPQPPSSQALPQQLQQMHHPQHHQAPPQAQQSPVAQNQPPQLPSQSQSQPLVSQAQALPGQMLYAAQQQLKFVSQSSLTMLSSPSPGQQVQTPQSMPPPPQPSPQPGSQPNSNVSSGPAPSPSSFLPSPSPQPSQSPVTARTPQNFSVPSPGPLNTPVNPSSVMSPAGSSQAEEQQYLDKLKQLSKYIEPLRRMINKIDKNEDRKKDLSKMKSLLDILTDPSKRCPLKTLQKCEIALEKLKNDMAVPTPPPPPVLPTKQQDLCQPLLDAVLANIRSPVFNHSLYRTFVPAMMAIHGPPIVSPVVCSRKRRFEDEERQSIPNVLQGEVARLDPKFLVNLDPSHCSNNGAVHLICKLDDKDLPSVPPLELSVPADYPAQSPMWIDRQWQYDANPFLQSVHRCMTSRLLQLPDKHSVTALLNTWAQSIHQACLSAA is encoded by the exons gATGAATACCTTTCCCTTGTGGCCCGGCTCATTATCCATTTCAGAGATATTC atAACAAGAAATCACAAGCTTCTGTCAGTG ACCCCATGAATGCACTGCAGAGCCTTACTGGTGGACCCACTGCAGGAGCAACTGGGATTGGCATGCCTCCTCGGGGCCCAGGACAGTCCCTAGGTGGGATGGGTGGCCTTGGCGCCATGGGACAGCCAATGTCCCTCTCTGGGCAGCCACCCCCTGGAACCTCTGGGATGGCCCCTCATGGCATGGCTGTGGTATCTACAGCAACTCCACAGA CTCAGCTGCAGCTCCAGCAAGTGGCAttgcagcaacaacagcagcagcagcagcagcaacagcagcaattCCAGCAACAGCAGGCAGCGGCactgcaacagcagcagcaacagcagcagcagcaacaacagcaattCCAGGTACAACAGAATGCCATGCAGCAACAGTTCCAAGCAGtagtgcagcagcagcagcatctccagcagcagcagcagcagcaacacctGATTAAGTTGCATCACCAAAGCCAGCAACAACAG ATCCAACAGCAGCAACTGCAGAGGATGGCACAAttgcagctgcagcagcagcaacaacagcagcaagctTTGCAGGCCCAACCACCAATGCAGCAGCCACCAATGCAGCAGCCACAGCCTCCCTCTTCTCAGGCCCTTCCCCAGCAGCTGCAACAGATGCATCATCCACAGCATCACCAGGCACCTCCTCAGGCCCAGCAGTCCCCAGTTGCTCAGAACCAACCACCACAACTCCCATCACAGTCACAAAGCCAGCCTTTGGTGTCACAAGCACAAGCCCTCCCTGGACAAATGCTGTATGCTGCTCAACAGCAGCTGAAATTT gtcagccaaagcaGCCTCACCATGCTGTCCTCACCATCGCCGGGCCAGCAGGTGCAGACCCCACAGTCGATGCCCCCTCCTCCACAGCCCTCCCCACAACCTGGCTCACAGCCCAACTCCAATGTCAG CTCCGGCCCTGCCCCGTCCCCCAGCAGCTTCCTGCCTAGCCCCTCACCACAGCCTTCTCAGAGCCCAGTGACAGCACGCACCCCACAGAACTTCAGCGTCCCCTCCCCTGGACCTTTAAACACCCCTG TGAACCCCAGCTCTGTCATGAGCCCAGCTGGTTCCAGCCAGGCTGAAGAACAACAGTATCTGGACAAGCTGAAGCAGTTGTCCAAGTACATTGAGCCCCTGCGACGCAtgatcaacaagatcgacaagaATGAAG ACAGAAAAAAGGACCTCAGTAAGATGAAGAGCCTGCTGGACATTCTCACTGACCCCTCTAAGCG GTGTCCCCTGAAGACCTTGCAGAAGTGTGAGATTGCCCTGGAGAAACTCAAGAATGACATGGCAGTG CCCacacccccaccacccccagtTCTTCCAACCAAACAGCAGGACCTGTGCCAGCCACTCCTAGATGCAGTCCTGGCCAACATCCGTTCACCTGTCTTCAACCATTCCCTGTACCGCACATTCGTGCCCGCCATGATGGCCATCCATGGCCCACCTATTGT GTCCCCAGTGGTATGTTCCCGGAAGCGCAGATTTGAGGACGAGGAGCGGCAGAGCATCCCCAATGTGCTGCAAGGTGAAGTGGCCAGGTTGGACCCCAAGTTCCTGGTGAACTTGGACCCTTCTCACTGTAGCAACAACGGCGCTGTCCACCTGATCTGCAAGCTGG ATGACAAGGACCTCCCTAGTGTGCCACCACTGGAGCTCAGTGTGCCTGCTGACTACCCTGCTCAGAGCCCGATGTGGATCGACCGTCAGTGGCAGTATG ATGCCAACCCCTTTCTGCAGTCAGTGCACCGGTGCATGACCTCCAGGCTGCTGCAGCTTCCCGACAAGCACTCTGTCACAGCCCTGCTCAACACCTGGGCCCAGAGCATCCACCAGGCCTGCCTCtcagctgcttag
- the Med15 gene encoding mediator of RNA polymerase II transcription subunit 15 isoform X2: protein MDVSGQETDWRSAAFRQKLVSQIEDAMRKAGVAHSKSSKDMESHVFLKAKTRDEYLSLVARLIIHFRDIHNKKSQASVSDPMNALQSLTGGPTAGATGIGMPPRGPGQSLGGMGGLGAMGQPMSLSGQPPPGTSGMAPHGMAVVSTATPQTQLQLQQVALQQQQQQQQQQQQQFQQQQAAALQQQQQQQQQQQQQFQVQQNAMQQQFQAVVQQQQHLQQQQQQQHLIKLHHQSQQQQIQQQQLQRMAQLQLQQQQQQQQALQAQPPMQQPPMQQPQPPSSQALPQQLQQMHHPQHHQAPPQAQQSPVAQNQPPQLPSQSQSQPLVSQAQALPGQMLYAAQQQLKFVRAPMVVQQPQVQPQVQQVQPQVQQQAAVQTAQAAQMVAPGVQVSQSSLTMLSSPSPGQQVQTPQSMPPPPQPSPQPGSQPNSNVSSGPAPSPSSFLPSPSPQPSQSPVTARTPQNFSVPSPGPLNTPVNPSSVMSPAGSSQAEEQQYLDKLKQLSKYIEPLRRMINKIDKNEDRKKDLSKMKSLLDILTDPSKRCPLKTLQKCEIALEKLKNDMAVPTPPPPPVLPTKQQDLCQPLLDAVLANIRSPVFNHSLYRTFVPAMMAIHGPPIVSPVVCSRKRRFEDEERQSIPNVLQGEVARLDPKFLVNLDPSHCSNNGAVHLICKLDDKDLPSVPPLELSVPADYPAQSPMWIDRQWQYDANPFLQSVHRCMTSRLLQLPDKHSVTALLNTWAQSIHQACLSAA from the exons gATGAATACCTTTCCCTTGTGGCCCGGCTCATTATCCATTTCAGAGATATTC atAACAAGAAATCACAAGCTTCTGTCAGTG ACCCCATGAATGCACTGCAGAGCCTTACTGGTGGACCCACTGCAGGAGCAACTGGGATTGGCATGCCTCCTCGGGGCCCAGGACAGTCCCTAGGTGGGATGGGTGGCCTTGGCGCCATGGGACAGCCAATGTCCCTCTCTGGGCAGCCACCCCCTGGAACCTCTGGGATGGCCCCTCATGGCATGGCTGTGGTATCTACAGCAACTCCACAGA CTCAGCTGCAGCTCCAGCAAGTGGCAttgcagcaacaacagcagcagcagcagcagcaacagcagcaattCCAGCAACAGCAGGCAGCGGCactgcaacagcagcagcaacagcagcagcagcaacaacagcaattCCAGGTACAACAGAATGCCATGCAGCAACAGTTCCAAGCAGtagtgcagcagcagcagcatctccagcagcagcagcagcagcaacacctGATTAAGTTGCATCACCAAAGCCAGCAACAACAG ATCCAACAGCAGCAACTGCAGAGGATGGCACAAttgcagctgcagcagcagcaacaacagcagcaagctTTGCAGGCCCAACCACCAATGCAGCAGCCACCAATGCAGCAGCCACAGCCTCCCTCTTCTCAGGCCCTTCCCCAGCAGCTGCAACAGATGCATCATCCACAGCATCACCAGGCACCTCCTCAGGCCCAGCAGTCCCCAGTTGCTCAGAACCAACCACCACAACTCCCATCACAGTCACAAAGCCAGCCTTTGGTGTCACAAGCACAAGCCCTCCCTGGACAAATGCTGTATGCTGCTCAACAGCAGCTGAAATTT gTCCGTGCTCCGATGGTGGTCCAGCAGCCGCAGGTGCAGCCCCAGGTGCAGCAGGTGCAGCCCCAGGTGCAACAGCAGGCGGCAGTGCAGACAGCACAGGCTGCCCAGATGGTAGCTCCCGGCGTCCAG gtcagccaaagcaGCCTCACCATGCTGTCCTCACCATCGCCGGGCCAGCAGGTGCAGACCCCACAGTCGATGCCCCCTCCTCCACAGCCCTCCCCACAACCTGGCTCACAGCCCAACTCCAATGTCAG CTCCGGCCCTGCCCCGTCCCCCAGCAGCTTCCTGCCTAGCCCCTCACCACAGCCTTCTCAGAGCCCAGTGACAGCACGCACCCCACAGAACTTCAGCGTCCCCTCCCCTGGACCTTTAAACACCCCTG TGAACCCCAGCTCTGTCATGAGCCCAGCTGGTTCCAGCCAGGCTGAAGAACAACAGTATCTGGACAAGCTGAAGCAGTTGTCCAAGTACATTGAGCCCCTGCGACGCAtgatcaacaagatcgacaagaATGAAG ACAGAAAAAAGGACCTCAGTAAGATGAAGAGCCTGCTGGACATTCTCACTGACCCCTCTAAGCG GTGTCCCCTGAAGACCTTGCAGAAGTGTGAGATTGCCCTGGAGAAACTCAAGAATGACATGGCAGTG CCCacacccccaccacccccagtTCTTCCAACCAAACAGCAGGACCTGTGCCAGCCACTCCTAGATGCAGTCCTGGCCAACATCCGTTCACCTGTCTTCAACCATTCCCTGTACCGCACATTCGTGCCCGCCATGATGGCCATCCATGGCCCACCTATTGT GTCCCCAGTGGTATGTTCCCGGAAGCGCAGATTTGAGGACGAGGAGCGGCAGAGCATCCCCAATGTGCTGCAAGGTGAAGTGGCCAGGTTGGACCCCAAGTTCCTGGTGAACTTGGACCCTTCTCACTGTAGCAACAACGGCGCTGTCCACCTGATCTGCAAGCTGG ATGACAAGGACCTCCCTAGTGTGCCACCACTGGAGCTCAGTGTGCCTGCTGACTACCCTGCTCAGAGCCCGATGTGGATCGACCGTCAGTGGCAGTATG ATGCCAACCCCTTTCTGCAGTCAGTGCACCGGTGCATGACCTCCAGGCTGCTGCAGCTTCCCGACAAGCACTCTGTCACAGCCCTGCTCAACACCTGGGCCCAGAGCATCCACCAGGCCTGCCTCtcagctgcttag
- the Med15 gene encoding mediator of RNA polymerase II transcription subunit 15 isoform X3 yields MFPDPMNALQSLTGGPTAGATGIGMPPRGPGQSLGGMGGLGAMGQPMSLSGQPPPGTSGMAPHGMAVVSTATPQTQLQLQQVALQQQQQQQQQQQQQFQQQQAAALQQQQQQQQQQQQQFQVQQNAMQQQFQAVVQQQQHLQQQQQQQHLIKLHHQSQQQQIQQQQLQRMAQLQLQQQQQQQQALQAQPPMQQPPMQQPQPPSSQALPQQLQQMHHPQHHQAPPQAQQSPVAQNQPPQLPSQSQSQPLVSQAQALPGQMLYAAQQQLKFVRAPMVVQQPQVQPQVQQVQPQVQQQAAVQTAQAAQMVAPGVQMIAEALAQGGMHVRARFPPTSTMSAGPSSSISLGGQPTAQVSQSSLTMLSSPSPGQQVQTPQSMPPPPQPSPQPGSQPNSNVSSGPAPSPSSFLPSPSPQPSQSPVTARTPQNFSVPSPGPLNTPVNPSSVMSPAGSSQAEEQQYLDKLKQLSKYIEPLRRMINKIDKNEDRKKDLSKMKSLLDILTDPSKRCPLKTLQKCEIALEKLKNDMAVPTPPPPPVLPTKQQDLCQPLLDAVLANIRSPVFNHSLYRTFVPAMMAIHGPPIVSPVVCSRKRRFEDEERQSIPNVLQGEVARLDPKFLVNLDPSHCSNNGAVHLICKLDDKDLPSVPPLELSVPADYPAQSPMWIDRQWQYDANPFLQSVHRCMTSRLLQLPDKHSVTALLNTWAQSIHQACLSAA; encoded by the exons ATGTTCCCTG ACCCCATGAATGCACTGCAGAGCCTTACTGGTGGACCCACTGCAGGAGCAACTGGGATTGGCATGCCTCCTCGGGGCCCAGGACAGTCCCTAGGTGGGATGGGTGGCCTTGGCGCCATGGGACAGCCAATGTCCCTCTCTGGGCAGCCACCCCCTGGAACCTCTGGGATGGCCCCTCATGGCATGGCTGTGGTATCTACAGCAACTCCACAGA CTCAGCTGCAGCTCCAGCAAGTGGCAttgcagcaacaacagcagcagcagcagcagcaacagcagcaattCCAGCAACAGCAGGCAGCGGCactgcaacagcagcagcaacagcagcagcagcaacaacagcaattCCAGGTACAACAGAATGCCATGCAGCAACAGTTCCAAGCAGtagtgcagcagcagcagcatctccagcagcagcagcagcagcaacacctGATTAAGTTGCATCACCAAAGCCAGCAACAACAG ATCCAACAGCAGCAACTGCAGAGGATGGCACAAttgcagctgcagcagcagcaacaacagcagcaagctTTGCAGGCCCAACCACCAATGCAGCAGCCACCAATGCAGCAGCCACAGCCTCCCTCTTCTCAGGCCCTTCCCCAGCAGCTGCAACAGATGCATCATCCACAGCATCACCAGGCACCTCCTCAGGCCCAGCAGTCCCCAGTTGCTCAGAACCAACCACCACAACTCCCATCACAGTCACAAAGCCAGCCTTTGGTGTCACAAGCACAAGCCCTCCCTGGACAAATGCTGTATGCTGCTCAACAGCAGCTGAAATTT gTCCGTGCTCCGATGGTGGTCCAGCAGCCGCAGGTGCAGCCCCAGGTGCAGCAGGTGCAGCCCCAGGTGCAACAGCAGGCGGCAGTGCAGACAGCACAGGCTGCCCAGATGGTAGCTCCCGGCGTCCAG ATGATTGCTGAAGCCTTGGCCCAAGGCGGGATGCACGTAAGAGCTCGGTTCCCACCCACCTCCACCATGTCTGCTGGCCCGTCAAGCTCCATCTCTTTGGGCGGACAGCCCACAGCACAG gtcagccaaagcaGCCTCACCATGCTGTCCTCACCATCGCCGGGCCAGCAGGTGCAGACCCCACAGTCGATGCCCCCTCCTCCACAGCCCTCCCCACAACCTGGCTCACAGCCCAACTCCAATGTCAG CTCCGGCCCTGCCCCGTCCCCCAGCAGCTTCCTGCCTAGCCCCTCACCACAGCCTTCTCAGAGCCCAGTGACAGCACGCACCCCACAGAACTTCAGCGTCCCCTCCCCTGGACCTTTAAACACCCCTG TGAACCCCAGCTCTGTCATGAGCCCAGCTGGTTCCAGCCAGGCTGAAGAACAACAGTATCTGGACAAGCTGAAGCAGTTGTCCAAGTACATTGAGCCCCTGCGACGCAtgatcaacaagatcgacaagaATGAAG ACAGAAAAAAGGACCTCAGTAAGATGAAGAGCCTGCTGGACATTCTCACTGACCCCTCTAAGCG GTGTCCCCTGAAGACCTTGCAGAAGTGTGAGATTGCCCTGGAGAAACTCAAGAATGACATGGCAGTG CCCacacccccaccacccccagtTCTTCCAACCAAACAGCAGGACCTGTGCCAGCCACTCCTAGATGCAGTCCTGGCCAACATCCGTTCACCTGTCTTCAACCATTCCCTGTACCGCACATTCGTGCCCGCCATGATGGCCATCCATGGCCCACCTATTGT GTCCCCAGTGGTATGTTCCCGGAAGCGCAGATTTGAGGACGAGGAGCGGCAGAGCATCCCCAATGTGCTGCAAGGTGAAGTGGCCAGGTTGGACCCCAAGTTCCTGGTGAACTTGGACCCTTCTCACTGTAGCAACAACGGCGCTGTCCACCTGATCTGCAAGCTGG ATGACAAGGACCTCCCTAGTGTGCCACCACTGGAGCTCAGTGTGCCTGCTGACTACCCTGCTCAGAGCCCGATGTGGATCGACCGTCAGTGGCAGTATG ATGCCAACCCCTTTCTGCAGTCAGTGCACCGGTGCATGACCTCCAGGCTGCTGCAGCTTCCCGACAAGCACTCTGTCACAGCCCTGCTCAACACCTGGGCCCAGAGCATCCACCAGGCCTGCCTCtcagctgcttag